DNA sequence from the Cohnella herbarum genome:
AAAGTGGTTATTGCCATCGTAGACGTTTTCGTTTGCGATTTTTACGTGCCCGTCCTTGAACGAAAACAAGTATTCTCGCAGCGTCCGGTAATATGCGGCTTCGTCCGAGTCCTGGTCCGCTTTCGCGAAGATCGGTTCGTATTTGTTCCGCAATGCTCGCCAATCGATGTTTTTCCATTCGCCGAACGGATACTCGCGCGATAGTCTATCGTTCATGCGAACGAACGCTTCAGCGTAGCCGAGCTCGCCGAATTCGCTGGTCGGATTGTACCGCAATACCCCTGCGTACATAAGCGATATTGAGATAGGGATGACTCCGAGCAAACCAATGGCCATTCGGACGACTCGAATGAGCGGCTTGCGGGATGGAACCCATGGGCGTTTCCGTTGGAATAATCTTTGAAGCGTGAGCAGAAACTGCAAGACCGTCAGTCCATAGAGGACTAGGGCGGGAAGCGAAGCGTCTCCGACGATTAACAAGCTAACGAGTGCAACAAGCACACCCACGCTCGGAACGAAATCGAACGCTCTAACCTGATTTTTGATCGGCAAAGCATAACGAAGCAACACAAACAACTGGAGTACGATTAGAAATGCGGTGTAGACGGTAAGCCACTTAATCGAATCAATCGTGCCGATAAAACTCATTATTCCGTTCACCTCTGTTTACTTTTTCTCTGTCCGCGCGGTACAAAACGTAGCATAAGAGAGAAATATGAACGGAGCGTGAACTGAATTTAGCGTTTCTTTTCGTTAGGAACTGTCCGATGGAGATGTACGGTTACCGTCGTTCCTTGCTTAACGATACTATCCATTTCGACTTTTCCTCCGTGGAGGGAGACGATTTTATGAACGATTGCCAGCCCTAGACCATTTCCGCCTTCGCTTCTGGAAGTATCGCCCTTATAGAAACGCTCGAAAATTCGCCCGAGATGCTCGGAAGCGATACCGATGCCGGAATCTCTAATCGTGACGAAATAACCAGCCGAACCTGGATCGATTTGAAGCCGAATCCAAATGCGGCCGCCTTTCGGCGTGAATTTAACGGCGTTGCCGAGAAGGTTAAGCCACACTTGGCTCAGCAGCTCCCGGTCGGCCAGGATCGAATAAGAACCTCGCGGAAGTTCCAATTCAATACGAATGTTCTTGGCCAACAACTGAGGCTCGCTCGTGACAACCGATTGTCGGAGCTGCTCATCGAGCCGATATTGTTCTAGCTCCAGAGGATGACGCTCGGACTCGAGCGAGGCGAGTTTCAGCAGATGGTCGCCCAATTTGGATAGACGCCCGCTTTCCGCGATGATAATTTCCAACGCTTGTTCGCGTTCATCTTCAGGAACAAGGCGTTTGTCCTTCAGTGCCTTGGCAAAACCCGAGATAGACGTCAGCGGCGATTGAATTTCATGGGAGACGTTAGAAACGAATTCTTTGCGCATGTTCTCCAGTTGCCGAAGACCAACCGTCATTTCGGTAAAGCTTCGGGCGAGCGTACCGAGCTCGTCCTTACGATCCGTGGCGAGCGCGAGGTCGTAATCTCCGTTCGCGATCTTATTCGTCGCTAACGTCAACGCTTTAATCGGCTTAACGATATATTTCGCGCCCAAGAGAACGAAGAGACCGCCGATCGCAAGCGCGATAAACAAAATGGCGCCTAGCAGCCTGAAGATAGCCGATTCGTTCTTGGAGGAAGGGGACACGAATAATGCGAGATGTTCGTCGCCAATGAGAAACGGCAGACCGACTAACGTCTCGTTATCTTGCGCGTTCGAAAGGTATACGTTGCCTTTCCGAACGAATTGTACGGCTTCCGTGCGGATATTGGTTTGATGAAGCTGACCGGATTCATAAGGAAAATATTGATGAGAGCCATTCGTCGCATACAGATCTAGATCATAAGAGCTTAACTTAGCCATACTTGTCATGAATGGGGCCATATCGGTTGGATTCGTCTGCCTATAAACTTGTACGATTTCTCTGCCTGCTGCTAGCAAATCCCGGTGACCCGTCTCGTCGAGCTCCTTCTCGAAAAACAACAAACCGAGCAACACCGCGATAGTCATTCCCGCGATCACCGCGGCAAGAAACGTTAGCGCGACACGGAAGTACAACGTGCGGGTCATTTCGCCACCTCAAGCCGATAACCGAGACTGCGTACGGTAGCGATCCGAAAGTGGCGCTCGTCGCCGGAGAACCGTTCACGAATGCGTTTCACATGAACGTCTACCGTACGATCATCTCCTTCGTAGTCTATCCCCCAAATTTCCATGATCAGTTGCTCGCGGGTCAATATTTGCCCCGGATAGCTTCCCAGCATGAACAGTAAAAGAAATTCCTTATTAGGCAATATCAATTGTTCGTTCCCGCGAAAAACTTTGTAAGATCCACGATCCAGCACGATGTCGCCCA
Encoded proteins:
- a CDS encoding sensor histidine kinase; translated protein: MTRTLYFRVALTFLAAVIAGMTIAVLLGLLFFEKELDETGHRDLLAAGREIVQVYRQTNPTDMAPFMTSMAKLSSYDLDLYATNGSHQYFPYESGQLHQTNIRTEAVQFVRKGNVYLSNAQDNETLVGLPFLIGDEHLALFVSPSSKNESAIFRLLGAILFIALAIGGLFVLLGAKYIVKPIKALTLATNKIANGDYDLALATDRKDELGTLARSFTEMTVGLRQLENMRKEFVSNVSHEIQSPLTSISGFAKALKDKRLVPEDEREQALEIIIAESGRLSKLGDHLLKLASLESERHPLELEQYRLDEQLRQSVVTSEPQLLAKNIRIELELPRGSYSILADRELLSQVWLNLLGNAVKFTPKGGRIWIRLQIDPGSAGYFVTIRDSGIGIASEHLGRIFERFYKGDTSRSEGGNGLGLAIVHKIVSLHGGKVEMDSIVKQGTTVTVHLHRTVPNEKKR